A stretch of DNA from Sulfurovum zhangzhouensis:
CGGGAAGACAATATAACCCTCTTTTCCTTTACGGAGGCGTTGGATTAGGGAAAACACACCTGCTGCAGGCAATCGGTAACTATCATATCTCTCTTGGGAAAACCGTTATCTATACTACAGCTGAACAATTCCTCAACTCATTTTTGACCCATCTTCGTTCACAGACAATGGACCGTTTCAGAGACAAGTTCAGAGAATGTGATACATTGCTTATCGATGATATACAGTTTATTTCTGATAAAGAAAAAACGCAAGATGAGTTTTTTCACACCTTCAATGAACTTCACAGTGCAAACAAACAGATCGTGATCACATCAGACAGACAACCGAATAAAATATCAGGGCTTGTAGACAGGCTAAAAAGCCGCTTTGAATGGGGGCTTATGGCCGATATCCAACCACCGGGACTAGAAACAAAGATCGCCATCATTCAGAAAAAGTGTGAACTTGACGGTATTACCCTTGATAATGAGATTATCAACTTTATTGCAACTCATATGGGAGATAACATACGTGAGATCGAAGGGACTATCATCAAACTCAACGCTCTTTCTTCAATGCTCAACCAAGAGATTACTTTGGATTTTGCACAAAATGCGATCAAAGACCAACTCAAAGAAGAAAAAGAAAACATCACTATCGATGATATCATCAAAATTGTTTCCACAGAACTCAATGTAAAACCTTCAGATATCAAATCAAAAAAACGCACTAAGAATGTCGTTGATGCAAGAAGAACAGCTATCTATCTTGCTAGAGAACTTACACCAAGCTCTATGCCACAGATCGCTATGTATTTTGGGATGAAAGACCACACTGCCATCTCTCATGCAATGAAAAAGATTAATGAGATCATAGAGACTAATGAAAATTTCAAAATATTGCTTGAAGAGCTTTCAAACAAAGTGAAAACAAACGCTTTAAACGCATAAACACCGCCCTTTGGGTGCGTTATACTACTATAATAAAAAAAAGATATAATTTTAAAAGTGAATAGATGTGAACATTAATAAAAATATAAACATCTATCGAAGTTCGGGCAAATCGTTGTGTAAAGAGTTTTTCACATATTCAAATTGTATTACTATTATGTACTAATTTATTAAATTAAATAAGGGAAACGTCAATGAAGATCAAAGCACAAAAACAAATTATTGAATCTATACTCATAAATCTCCAACCATTCTTAGAGAAAAAAGATGCAAGCCAAATCACTTCGCATGTCCTCTTTAAAACGGAAGATAATAAATGTGTAATAAAAGCTACAGATTCAGAAATTGGTTTAAAAATCGTAACAGATCACATCACTGTTGAACATGAAGGCTCTTTTACTGCCCATGGAAAAAAACTATTGGATATTGTGCGTATCCTAAAAGATGATGAGATCACACTTGAACTTCTTAATGATACGCTGGTCATCAAACAAAAACAATCTAAATTCAAATTGCCTACCTTTGATCCAGATCTCTATCCTACATTCCCTATAATCAATGATAAACCTCAAATTTCACTTGATTCATTAAGTTTGATCAAAAATCTTAAAAAGATATCTCCTGCTATTGATACAAACAATCCAAAGTTTGAACTAAACGGGGCACTTATTAATATCAAAAATGATTCAACTGACTTAGTAGGAACTGACACAAGACGTTTAGCTATTGCTACAATTGACAGTTCCAACAGTGAAGCGCTTTCACTTATCGTGCCTAAAAAAGCAATTCTTGAAATACAAAAACTTTTTCTAGATCAGATCAATATCTTTTTTGATGAAACAAATCTAATTATCACAAATGATAATTATTTCTTCTATACACGTTTGATCAATGGAAAATTCCCAGATTATGAGAGAATCATTCCGTCATCAGTCAAACATTCAATTACTTTGCCTAAAAAAGAGATGGTGGAAGCGATAAAAATGATCACAACAATCTCTCAAGAGATTAAAATGACATTCCTATCTGATACGATTATCTTCAACTCACTATCTGCAGACAATGTAGAAGCAAAAACAGAAATCGCACTTGAAACTGGATTGGCAGATAAATTCGAACTCTCTTTAAACAGTCGTTATCTGCTTGATTTCATTTCACAAATTGATTCAAATGAGTTCTTCATTCAATTTAATGAACCGAGTTTACCATTTGTTGTCAAAGATGAAAACTTTATCACGATCATCATGCCGATCGTAGCATAACTATAAAGGATAAAATTATATGAGCGAAAACGGAACAAAATATATTTTTGTTACAGGTGGAGTACTAAGTTCTCTTGGAAAAGGTATTACCGCTGCGAGTATTGGAACACTGCTGAAACATACAGGTCTAAGAGTAGGTGTACTTAAACTCGACCCTTATATCAACGTTGACCCGGGTACTATGTCTCCTCTTGAGCACGGTGAAGTATTTGTTACCAAAGATGGAGCGGAAACTGACCTTGACCTTGGACATTATGAGCGTTTTTTAGATACATCATTAACGAAAAAAAATAACTTTACGACCGGTCAAGTCTATAAAACGGTTATTGAAAATGAAAGAAAAGGTAAATACCTTGGAAAAACGATCCAGGTAGTTCCTCATATCGTAAATGAGATCAAAGAGCGTATTTTTAGAGCAGGTGAGGGTAAAGATATCCTGATCGTAGAGCTTGGCGGTACAACAGGTGATATCGAAGGTTTGCCGTATTTGGAGACAATCCGTCAAATGAAACATGAATTGGGTCGTGCAATGGTAATGAACATCCATGTAACGCTGCTTCCATATATCAAAGTTGCCGGAGAACTTAAAACAAAGCCGACACAACACTCTATTCAGGAACTTAGACGTATCGGTATTTCTCCTCATATGATCATTCTAAGAGCAGAACAACCTGTACCTACTGAGATCAAAAAGAAAATTGCTTATAGTTGTGATGTGGATGAAGATTCAGTGATCGTGGCTGAAGATGCTGCAACGATCTATCAGGTTCCGCTTAATTTCTTAAGACAGGATATTTTGACGCCTATCTGCAAACAACTGGATCTAGATTCTTGCCAGCCAAAAATGGATGAATGGGCAGACCTTGTTCATAAAATCATTATGCCAAGCGATGAGATAAAAATCGCATTTGTAGGTAAATACTTAGATCTTAAAGAATCTTACAAATCACTCACTGAAGCACTGATCCATGCCGGTGCCCACCTTGATTCAAGAGTCAATATCAAATGGGTAGACAGTGAAAAGATAGAAGAAGAGGGTGCAGCAAAGTTTATCAAAGAATGTGACGGAGTGTTAGTTGCTGGTGGATTTGGTGAACGTGGTGTAGAAGGTAAGATCAAAGCGATACAGTATGCAAGAGAAGAGAAAATTCCTTTCTTGGGTATCTGTTTAGGTATGCAGCTTTCAATCATTGAGTATGGACGTAATGTATTAGGTCTTGAAGATGCAAACTCTGTAGAGTTTAGCGAGAAGGCTAAAAACCCTATGATCTATCTGATCGATGAGTTTATCGATGCGAGTGGATCTAAACAGGTACGTACGAGTACATCACCGCTTGGTGGTACACTCAGACTGGGTGAGTATGAATGTGAAACAAAAGAGGGATCTCATCTCAGAGAAGCATATGATGGTGCAGCAGTGATCTATGAAAGACATAGACACCGTTATGAGGCTAATCCAAAATACCGTGATGCTCTAGAGGCAAATGGGATGATTGTTACAGGTGAATCTCATGGGCTTGTTGATGCGATTGAGGTGAAAGATCATCCATGGTTCCTTGGTGTTCAGTTCCACCCTGAGTTTACTTCAAGACTTCAAAACCCAAATCCTTCTATTTTGGCATTTGTAAAAGCCAGCATTGAAAATAGATCGAAATAATAAGGGCTAACTACCCAAAATTACATTAGAGAGCCTAAAAAGGCTCTTAGATGTACACTTCAGTAAAGGGGTTATTTTACCCTCCCATTTTTTTGTTTTTTAAGATATATTATCCAATACATTTAGGATATTCATGTTTATATATGATTCAATCTCATTAGATTGCGCTTATAAAGCAACCTGTATGAGACTTTCTGCCCACATGGAGAGTTGATCTTTTGAAAGAGCATTACTGAAACGATTCATCTCTATACTTTTGTTAAAAGCGATGACTGTCGGAAGAGAATTTACACCGTATTGTCTTGCAAGGTCCGGATAATCAAGGGTATTAACTTTTAAAAAACGTACTTCAAGCTCGCAGCTTTTTGCTGCTGCTTCGAAGTCTGGCTGCATCTTCATACAAGGTGCACAATCAGGAGAGTAAAAATCGACTAATACCGGAATGTCGTTCTTTTCAAGATGAATTTTAAAGCTTTCTTCATTACACTCAAGGGGTGACGTATCATTTAGTAGATCTGAACATGAGCTGCATAGTACCTCTTTACGGTTCACTTCAACTTGAACATTGTTCACTGCATTACAATGGGGACAGACGATATTAAGAGTTTGCATGTTTATCCTTTGAGAATTTTTGAATGATATATGCATATTTAATGCTACAAGGAACAAATGATGAAACAACGAA
This window harbors:
- the dnaA gene encoding chromosomal replication initiator protein DnaA, whose translation is MNIGQKVIFELKKEISQTEYERYIKSLVYDTKRSRSNIVYFYAPNMIIAKWIKTKYKDKLEHLFEVYNEIKPKVEIQVGQQKSATSTTKAPVPTEKSSGKSTYLNPSLTFDSFIVGDSNQFAYTTAKSVAEKPGRQYNPLFLYGGVGLGKTHLLQAIGNYHISLGKTVIYTTAEQFLNSFLTHLRSQTMDRFRDKFRECDTLLIDDIQFISDKEKTQDEFFHTFNELHSANKQIVITSDRQPNKISGLVDRLKSRFEWGLMADIQPPGLETKIAIIQKKCELDGITLDNEIINFIATHMGDNIREIEGTIIKLNALSSMLNQEITLDFAQNAIKDQLKEEKENITIDDIIKIVSTELNVKPSDIKSKKRTKNVVDARRTAIYLARELTPSSMPQIAMYFGMKDHTAISHAMKKINEIIETNENFKILLEELSNKVKTNALNA
- the dnaN gene encoding DNA polymerase III subunit beta, yielding MKIKAQKQIIESILINLQPFLEKKDASQITSHVLFKTEDNKCVIKATDSEIGLKIVTDHITVEHEGSFTAHGKKLLDIVRILKDDEITLELLNDTLVIKQKQSKFKLPTFDPDLYPTFPIINDKPQISLDSLSLIKNLKKISPAIDTNNPKFELNGALINIKNDSTDLVGTDTRRLAIATIDSSNSEALSLIVPKKAILEIQKLFLDQINIFFDETNLIITNDNYFFYTRLINGKFPDYERIIPSSVKHSITLPKKEMVEAIKMITTISQEIKMTFLSDTIIFNSLSADNVEAKTEIALETGLADKFELSLNSRYLLDFISQIDSNEFFIQFNEPSLPFVVKDENFITIIMPIVA
- the pyrG gene encoding glutamine hydrolyzing CTP synthase codes for the protein MSENGTKYIFVTGGVLSSLGKGITAASIGTLLKHTGLRVGVLKLDPYINVDPGTMSPLEHGEVFVTKDGAETDLDLGHYERFLDTSLTKKNNFTTGQVYKTVIENERKGKYLGKTIQVVPHIVNEIKERIFRAGEGKDILIVELGGTTGDIEGLPYLETIRQMKHELGRAMVMNIHVTLLPYIKVAGELKTKPTQHSIQELRRIGISPHMIILRAEQPVPTEIKKKIAYSCDVDEDSVIVAEDAATIYQVPLNFLRQDILTPICKQLDLDSCQPKMDEWADLVHKIIMPSDEIKIAFVGKYLDLKESYKSLTEALIHAGAHLDSRVNIKWVDSEKIEEEGAAKFIKECDGVLVAGGFGERGVEGKIKAIQYAREEKIPFLGICLGMQLSIIEYGRNVLGLEDANSVEFSEKAKNPMIYLIDEFIDASGSKQVRTSTSPLGGTLRLGEYECETKEGSHLREAYDGAAVIYERHRHRYEANPKYRDALEANGMIVTGESHGLVDAIEVKDHPWFLGVQFHPEFTSRLQNPNPSILAFVKASIENRSK
- a CDS encoding thioredoxin domain-containing protein, which encodes MQTLNIVCPHCNAVNNVQVEVNRKEVLCSSCSDLLNDTSPLECNEESFKIHLEKNDIPVLVDFYSPDCAPCMKMQPDFEAAAKSCELEVRFLKVNTLDYPDLARQYGVNSLPTVIAFNKSIEMNRFSNALSKDQLSMWAESLIQVAL